One bacterium DNA window includes the following coding sequences:
- a CDS encoding 2-amino-4-hydroxy-6-hydroxymethyldihydropteridine diphosphokinase — protein sequence RVIDIDILFYDDVVLETPSLILPHPQVPYRRFVLEPMNEIAPNFVHPVLKKTISKLLLDCKDVSIVRKL from the coding sequence CGTGTGATCGACATTGATATTCTTTTTTATGATGATGTTGTTCTGGAGACTCCATCCCTTATCCTTCCGCATCCGCAAGTTCCTTACCGCCGTTTTGTGCTCGAACCGATGAACGAAATTGCTCCGAATTTTGTTCATCCTGTGCTGAAGAAAACGATTTCCAAACTGCTGCTTGATTGTAAAGACGTGTCCATCGTTCGGAAATTGTAG
- a CDS encoding dihydroorotate dehydrogenase electron transfer subunit, translated as MPFMFKKFDLLAPIVENICLGGKYYRIRVEAPQIAKIARPGQFCMIRPQYSGESLLRRPFSIAAVRDGELLEFAYTAIGVGTRLISQSLPGQHLLCLGPLGNSFPVVEGSRALVVGGGIGIAPFPFFNRVLNQHRIFPNTYYGARSAEELIYIEELNQLSHILKIATDNGSAGHHGFVTQLLEKDLDESPSDSVIYACGPGPMMRVVKSIAERYGVPAYLSMEETMGCGVGICIGCPIPGVTPDGQTTYYLCCKDGPIFPSTVVMI; from the coding sequence ATGCCCTTTATGTTCAAGAAATTCGATTTACTGGCGCCGATTGTGGAGAATATTTGTCTCGGCGGAAAGTACTACAGAATTAGAGTTGAGGCCCCTCAAATCGCAAAGATAGCGCGACCCGGACAGTTTTGCATGATTCGCCCGCAGTACAGCGGCGAGTCTCTTTTGCGAAGACCATTTTCCATCGCTGCCGTGCGGGACGGCGAGTTGTTGGAGTTTGCGTATACAGCAATTGGCGTGGGAACCAGATTGATTTCGCAGTCGTTACCGGGCCAGCATCTACTTTGTCTTGGACCACTCGGGAATTCGTTTCCCGTCGTTGAGGGAAGTCGGGCACTGGTGGTGGGAGGCGGAATCGGGATAGCCCCCTTTCCTTTTTTTAACCGAGTGCTGAATCAGCATCGCATTTTCCCGAACACCTACTACGGAGCCAGGAGCGCTGAGGAACTAATTTATATCGAGGAATTAAATCAGCTCAGTCACATACTGAAAATTGCAACGGACAATGGATCGGCAGGCCATCATGGTTTTGTAACGCAGCTTCTGGAAAAAGATCTGGACGAATCCCCCAGCGACAGCGTGATTTACGCCTGCGGCCCTGGTCCTATGATGCGCGTCGTTAAAAGTATCGCTGAAAGATATGGCGTTCCAGCCTATCTTTCCATGGAAGAGACCATGGGATGCGGTGTTGGAATCTGTATCGGATGTCCGATCCCTGGAGTCACTCCGGATGGCCAGACCACATATTACCTGTGTTGCAAAGACGGTCCGATTTTCCCTTCAACGGTGGTAATGATATGA
- a CDS encoding dihydroorotate dehydrogenase, translating into MNPDLSVRLGSLTLKNPIMTASGCFGYGLELIDLLDLNQLGGIVSKSLTLHKRMGTPPHRIFETASGMLNAIGIENIGVEAYLNEKLPHLSRYDIAIVANVMGNTLEEYAATAARFRGVRRINAIEVNISSPNTKKGGMHFGVDPELTYQVIRAVKDATDRPVIAKLSPNVTDIVQIAKRAVDGGADMLSLINTLWSLAIDHWNGKPILGNVTGGLSGPAIKPVALRMVHQVSRALPVPVIGMGGIANLFDVIEFMMAGASAVQIGTANFYDPTVSVRLVRELRDYCSMRKIDRISSLIGALQSS; encoded by the coding sequence ATGAATCCCGATCTTTCCGTTCGTCTTGGCAGTCTGACGCTAAAAAATCCGATCATGACGGCGAGTGGATGCTTTGGATATGGCCTGGAGCTGATTGATTTGCTGGATTTGAATCAATTGGGCGGGATCGTTTCAAAGAGCTTAACGCTGCACAAGAGGATGGGCACTCCACCGCACAGAATTTTTGAAACTGCTTCCGGCATGTTGAATGCGATTGGAATTGAAAACATTGGCGTCGAAGCTTACCTGAATGAAAAACTACCTCATCTTTCGCGCTACGATATCGCGATCGTGGCCAACGTGATGGGGAACACATTGGAAGAGTATGCTGCAACGGCAGCGCGATTCCGGGGGGTCCGGAGAATCAACGCGATTGAGGTAAACATTTCCTCTCCTAACACGAAGAAGGGAGGAATGCATTTTGGAGTCGATCCTGAGTTGACCTATCAGGTGATTCGCGCTGTAAAGGATGCGACTGACCGACCCGTGATTGCCAAGCTCAGTCCGAATGTAACCGACATTGTACAAATTGCCAAACGAGCCGTGGATGGGGGTGCGGACATGCTGTCGTTGATTAATACGCTCTGGTCTCTGGCGATCGATCACTGGAACGGGAAACCGATCCTGGGAAATGTAACGGGCGGTTTGTCAGGACCTGCGATCAAACCGGTGGCGCTGCGAATGGTGCATCAGGTTTCGCGCGCGTTGCCAGTTCCGGTAATTGGAATGGGTGGGATTGCGAATCTTTTTGATGTGATTGAATTCATGATGGCTGGCGCGTCGGCGGTCCAAATCGGCACTGCGAACTTCTATGATCCGACGGTTTCTGTTCGGCTCGTTCGAGAGTTGCGAGATTATTGTTCCATGAGAAAGATTGATAGGATCAGTAGTTTGATCGGAGCGTTGCAATCCTCATGA
- the pyrF gene encoding orotidine-5'-phosphate decarboxylase: MKNRDKVIVALDLDNAESALHLAESVATVFPFFKIGMKLFTREGPDFVREVLEHGQVFLDLKFYDIPTIVAEAVSNAGQLGVSLLTVHASGGSAMLRQCMEKLESSNASCRLLAVTVLTSFDSLEEFGIEHSIPDHVQRLAHLAHSSGVHGLVCSPQELVSLRAKYSTPFLLVTPGIRSASDFAGDQKRTASASEALKAGADYLVIGRPIIAAADPVKAAEKIAEEIS, from the coding sequence ATGAAAAATCGAGACAAGGTGATCGTAGCTCTGGATCTGGATAATGCAGAAAGCGCCTTGCATCTGGCAGAATCGGTCGCAACCGTGTTTCCATTTTTCAAGATTGGAATGAAATTATTTACCAGAGAGGGGCCGGATTTTGTCAGAGAAGTGTTAGAACATGGTCAAGTCTTTTTGGACTTGAAGTTTTACGATATTCCGACAATTGTGGCCGAGGCTGTTTCGAATGCCGGTCAGCTTGGTGTTTCTCTATTAACAGTGCACGCTTCCGGTGGTTCTGCGATGCTAAGACAATGCATGGAGAAATTGGAATCTTCGAATGCATCCTGCCGTTTGCTGGCGGTTACTGTTTTGACCAGCTTTGATTCGCTGGAGGAGTTCGGAATCGAACATTCGATCCCAGATCACGTGCAACGGCTTGCCCATCTTGCTCACTCTTCCGGCGTGCATGGCCTCGTGTGTTCTCCGCAGGAACTTGTCTCTTTACGCGCGAAATACTCCACTCCTTTTCTTCTAGTGACTCCCGGTATTCGAAGCGCATCCGATTTTGCAGGGGACCAAAAGCGGACCGCTTCCGCGTCTGAAGCGCTAAAGGCGGGCGCTGATTATCTTGTGATCGGACGCCCGATCATTGCGGCGGCTGATCCTGTAAAAGCTGCGGAAAAGATTGCTGAGGAAATCAGCTAG
- a CDS encoding 1-acyl-sn-glycerol-3-phosphate acyltransferase: MRCALFLPLFGLATVILGLLSSIAALFDRSGRTSHHFARYWSRFIFWGVGIRVHVIGAENIPKDHAVIFAGNHQSTIDIPAMFGYLPAQFRIMAKQILFTIPFLGWHLYLAGNIPIDRKNTKKAQRGLLKAASGIRRNVSLFVFVEGTRTRDGLLRKFKRGSFTLAKKLNVPIVPVAIMGTFELMPAGSILARPGDIYLKIMPMIDVSQEAKIEDLSTAVRKHLLDAGLRDSEVKTS, encoded by the coding sequence ATGAGATGTGCATTGTTTCTGCCGCTTTTCGGCTTAGCCACAGTCATACTGGGGTTGCTTTCCAGCATTGCTGCGTTATTTGACAGATCCGGGCGAACCTCGCATCATTTTGCGCGGTACTGGTCCCGGTTCATTTTCTGGGGCGTAGGCATTCGTGTTCACGTCATCGGCGCTGAAAACATTCCCAAAGATCATGCTGTGATTTTTGCGGGAAATCACCAGAGTACAATCGACATTCCTGCCATGTTCGGCTATCTGCCGGCGCAATTTCGTATCATGGCCAAGCAGATACTCTTTACGATCCCTTTCCTGGGATGGCATTTGTATCTTGCGGGAAACATACCGATCGACCGCAAGAATACAAAGAAAGCCCAGCGCGGTCTGCTGAAGGCAGCTTCAGGAATCCGCAGGAATGTTTCGTTGTTTGTTTTCGTAGAAGGCACACGAACAAGGGATGGACTTCTGCGCAAATTCAAGCGCGGAAGTTTCACGCTCGCGAAAAAATTGAATGTACCCATCGTTCCAGTTGCGATTATGGGAACTTTTGAGCTGATGCCTGCGGGAAGCATTCTGGCCAGGCCCGGTGATATTTATCTCAAGATTATGCCCATGATTGATGTCTCGCAGGAAGCAAAAATCGAAGATCTGTCTACGGCGGTCCGGAAACATTTGCTGGATGCAGGCTTGCGCGATTCTGAAGTGAAAACATCATGA
- a CDS encoding polyprenyl synthetase family protein translates to MSLFETYWREKQKQIEGRLQELIPGEDVEPKKLHQSVRYSLFADAKRIRPVFAMAVASIFKVDEEELLDAACTLELVHTCSLILDDLPSMDGATLRRGKAANHLVFGEDTAILAALYLLNRAYGILANYKQSLFSPTLSAQFVSILSRSISSEGLIGGQIVDLASKDLRIDLETLEFIHSHKTGALFIACAEMGTSFAKAREVERHAVLNFAKNLGLAFQITDDILDATSDPSVIGKDTGKDTGKTTFISFCGLEGARQLANELIDTAEQSIRPLKARGELLFHFAEFVRQRSR, encoded by the coding sequence ATGAGTCTTTTTGAGACTTACTGGCGCGAAAAGCAAAAACAGATCGAGGGCCGCTTGCAAGAGCTGATTCCCGGGGAAGACGTTGAACCAAAAAAACTGCATCAGAGTGTTCGTTATTCATTGTTCGCGGACGCGAAGCGAATCCGGCCGGTCTTTGCCATGGCAGTGGCTTCCATTTTCAAGGTAGATGAAGAAGAGTTGCTGGATGCGGCATGTACTCTGGAGCTGGTTCATACCTGTTCTTTAATACTGGATGATCTGCCCAGCATGGATGGAGCTACATTACGGAGAGGCAAAGCGGCCAATCATCTCGTTTTTGGAGAAGATACGGCCATTCTCGCTGCGCTCTATCTTCTAAACCGGGCGTATGGGATTCTTGCAAACTATAAGCAATCCTTATTCAGCCCAACTTTATCGGCGCAATTTGTTTCTATTCTTTCGCGCTCCATCAGCTCCGAAGGATTGATTGGTGGTCAGATTGTGGATCTGGCCTCCAAGGATTTGCGAATCGATCTGGAAACTTTGGAATTCATACACAGTCACAAAACAGGAGCACTTTTCATTGCCTGTGCTGAAATGGGAACTTCTTTTGCGAAAGCGCGAGAGGTGGAACGGCACGCAGTTCTAAATTTTGCAAAAAATCTTGGTCTCGCTTTCCAGATAACGGACGATATTCTGGATGCTACTTCCGATCCTTCTGTGATTGGGAAAGACACGGGAAAGGATACGGGTAAAACTACTTTTATCAGTTTTTGCGGTTTAGAGGGCGCGCGGCAGCTTGCGAACGAATTGATCGATACCGCTGAGCAGTCTATTCGTCCCTTGAAAGCGAGAGGCGAACTGTTGTTTCACTTTGCAGAATTCGTTCGGCAGCGGTCGCGCTGA
- a CDS encoding ATP-binding protein, with product MFLKNINEARKKISFRIWFWYSSLLVLSGFALFLLVHFFLSSSLIQQDRNSVESELNALTTMYQKEGLDAVREELEKQNELFFIRVVGANKNILLSSDPNSFEDYDLNEIDKAVASANGWITIPEVRQQDELKILEPTEVLDIATARMPDGVLLQVGKTSEHRQDLLARFHFITVLVMVPLILVVGAVLAFRSLQPLRTLINTVKAVQAGKIGRRVPIGRTQDELNELAMLFNEMLSKIENLIEGMKNSLDNVAHDLRTPITRLRAIAETAVESDASKERYREALLDCMEESDRILAMLNTLMDISEAETGSMKLNIENVSVSELFEDTVDLYQYVAEDQGLRITKLCQPDLHLTADRHRLRQVLANLLDNAVKYNKPGGEIHLKSYQDKEGEVVILVQDTGIGISEEELPRIWDRLYRSTQSRNKKGIGLGLSLVRAIVEAHGGVIAAHSHPDKGSTFEIRLKQVAIPGSVSATAAERILQSETTVRLSLSRDE from the coding sequence ATGTTCTTAAAAAACATTAACGAAGCCCGGAAGAAGATCAGTTTCCGCATTTGGTTCTGGTATTCCAGTCTCCTGGTTTTGAGCGGCTTCGCTCTATTTTTGCTGGTCCATTTTTTCCTCTCCTCTTCTCTGATCCAACAGGATCGAAACAGCGTTGAATCTGAACTCAACGCGCTTACAACCATGTATCAAAAGGAAGGATTGGATGCAGTTCGGGAAGAACTAGAAAAGCAGAATGAACTCTTTTTCATTCGCGTGGTGGGAGCAAATAAGAATATTTTGCTTTCAAGCGATCCAAATTCTTTTGAAGACTATGACCTGAATGAAATCGATAAAGCTGTCGCGTCAGCCAACGGCTGGATCACGATTCCGGAAGTCAGGCAACAAGATGAGCTGAAGATTCTTGAGCCAACCGAAGTACTGGACATAGCAACGGCGCGCATGCCTGATGGCGTTTTGTTGCAAGTGGGAAAGACCTCGGAACATAGACAAGATTTGCTTGCGCGTTTTCATTTCATCACAGTCCTTGTCATGGTCCCGTTGATTCTCGTGGTGGGAGCTGTTCTTGCGTTTCGAAGTCTTCAACCGCTACGGACGCTAATCAATACAGTCAAAGCGGTTCAGGCAGGAAAAATCGGGAGACGGGTTCCGATAGGCCGCACTCAGGATGAACTGAATGAACTCGCGATGCTTTTCAATGAAATGCTTTCCAAAATCGAAAACCTCATTGAAGGAATGAAAAATTCGCTGGACAACGTTGCACATGATTTGCGTACGCCAATTACAAGGCTTCGCGCAATTGCTGAAACGGCCGTGGAATCAGATGCCAGCAAAGAACGGTATCGCGAAGCTTTGCTGGATTGCATGGAAGAATCGGATCGCATCCTGGCAATGCTAAACACGTTGATGGACATTTCAGAAGCGGAAACCGGTTCCATGAAATTGAATATCGAAAATGTGAGTGTTTCAGAGTTGTTTGAGGATACCGTTGATCTGTACCAGTACGTCGCGGAGGATCAGGGTCTTCGAATCACAAAGCTGTGCCAGCCGGACCTTCATCTTACGGCCGACAGGCACAGACTCCGGCAAGTTCTCGCAAATCTGTTGGACAACGCAGTGAAGTACAACAAGCCGGGCGGAGAGATCCATTTGAAATCTTACCAGGATAAAGAAGGTGAGGTTGTCATCCTGGTTCAGGACACCGGAATTGGAATATCAGAAGAAGAACTCCCACGAATCTGGGACCGTCTCTATCGAAGCACTCAGAGCCGCAATAAAAAGGGGATCGGTTTAGGTTTGAGCCTTGTACGCGCGATCGTAGAAGCGCACGGTGGAGTCATTGCAGCACACAGTCATCCGGATAAAGGCAGTACTTTCGAGATACGGCTCAAGCAAGTGGCGATCCCCGGCAGTGTCAGCGCGACCGCTGCCGAACGAATTCTGCAAAGTGAAACAACAGTTCGCCTCTCGCTTTCAAGGGACGAATAG
- a CDS encoding response regulator transcription factor has translation MRVLVIEDDDTIASFITKGLEQSGMAVDNASNGEEGLQLALSFPYDAAIVDIMLPKLDGLTLVQRMREKKMSTPVIILSAKRSVDDRVRGLQSGGDDYLVKPFAFSELLARVQALIRRSGNISQETYQLTVDDLSMNLLTREVLRGEQVLDLQPREFALLEYLMRSAGRVVSKTMILEHVWNYSFDPQTNVVDVLVCRLRNKVDKDFPVKLIHTIRGVGYVLKKH, from the coding sequence ATGCGAGTTCTGGTAATTGAAGACGATGACACCATCGCATCCTTTATCACCAAAGGATTGGAACAATCCGGCATGGCCGTTGATAACGCGTCGAACGGTGAAGAGGGACTGCAACTGGCATTGAGTTTTCCTTATGATGCTGCAATTGTGGACATCATGTTGCCGAAGCTGGACGGCTTGACGTTGGTGCAAAGGATGCGGGAAAAGAAAATGAGCACGCCGGTGATCATCCTGAGCGCAAAGAGATCGGTGGACGACCGCGTCAGAGGATTGCAATCCGGAGGCGATGATTATCTGGTAAAACCTTTCGCCTTCTCAGAACTCCTGGCGCGGGTGCAGGCCTTGATCCGCCGTAGCGGCAACATTTCTCAGGAAACTTATCAGCTCACAGTGGACGATCTCAGCATGAATCTTCTCACTCGCGAAGTACTGAGAGGAGAGCAGGTCCTTGATTTGCAACCTCGTGAATTTGCGCTGCTGGAATACCTCATGAGGTCTGCCGGACGCGTCGTTTCCAAAACAATGATCCTGGAACACGTCTGGAATTACAGTTTCGATCCTCAGACCAATGTTGTCGATGTCCTTGTTTGCCGCCTTCGAAACAAGGTGGATAAAGATTTTCCGGTGAAGTTGATTCATACAATCAGAGGCGTTGGATATGTTCTTAAAAAACATTAA
- a CDS encoding DUF488 domain-containing protein: protein MIYTIGHSTRSEREFLGMLHHHSISMLIDIRTIPRSRWNPQFDKTTLQNSVTEAGMEYLHIPELGGLRKPSAESVNLAWKNPGFRGYADYMQTAAFEEALLKVIDFGWKERIALMCAEAYYAKCHRMLVSDALVARGVEVLHIVNANQVKSHTLSSFARLEGKKVTYPLDQSKLEF from the coding sequence GTGATTTACACGATCGGACATTCCACGCGATCCGAAAGAGAATTCCTTGGAATGTTGCATCACCATTCCATCTCCATGTTGATCGATATCCGTACGATTCCACGTTCCCGGTGGAATCCTCAATTTGACAAAACAACGCTGCAAAATTCTGTGACGGAAGCAGGAATGGAATATCTTCACATTCCGGAACTCGGCGGGCTGAGAAAGCCGTCCGCCGAGAGTGTCAATCTTGCCTGGAAGAATCCGGGTTTTCGAGGTTATGCGGATTATATGCAGACAGCGGCCTTCGAAGAAGCATTGTTGAAAGTAATCGATTTCGGTTGGAAAGAAAGAATCGCTTTGATGTGTGCCGAAGCATACTACGCGAAATGCCACCGCATGCTTGTTTCTGATGCATTAGTGGCCCGGGGTGTGGAAGTATTGCATATTGTGAATGCAAATCAGGTCAAATCGCACACCCTTTCCTCTTTTGCGCGTCTGGAAGGGAAAAAAGTAACATATCCGCTGGATCAGTCTAAGCTTGAATTTTAG